The proteins below are encoded in one region of Sporosarcina sp. FSL K6-1508:
- a CDS encoding glutathione ABC transporter substrate-binding protein: MKKKLLVIIIASFLLLLAACSDGETSGKGNSNKGSEKSIVFATTSDVVGLSPILMNDSVSANATEHLYEQLFKLNGDTMEIEPLLAESYENPDELTWTIKLKEDITFHDGTPFNAEAVKYTFEKLRDPATAAPRASLMEPIDTITVIDEHTVEIKTLYPYGPFLSTLSHTNAAIVSPTADQKQDLMKDPVGTGPYKFVSWTSGDQVVMEANEDYWGGKPEMDKFTIKVVPEISTAISMLQAGEVQFIDNLPTEQIERLEGMKNINIEKKEGTTIYYLTFNHAKDRNQDPEFRKAVASAIDRDAFISKLNGLGVRSDSILGPKVFGYNESNDKAGTPYDVEAAKALVEKNGYGNEPIKLLTANRSNFILMAEIVQAQLTDAGFKVQIESMEWATFLDAARAGEYDLTFLSWANVTADGSEMFYPNFHSDNVGSSNRAHYSNAEFDKLVDASRSTIDQDERKKYLEQANKLMLDEDVAVVMNHGFVTAALNKDYSGLQLDPNGKWYITNVTRK, from the coding sequence TAGTGATGTCGTCGGCCTATCCCCGATTTTAATGAATGACTCCGTATCTGCTAATGCTACTGAACATCTATACGAACAACTATTTAAGCTAAATGGGGATACGATGGAAATTGAACCGTTACTAGCAGAATCCTATGAGAACCCCGATGAGCTCACTTGGACTATTAAACTTAAAGAAGATATTACATTTCATGATGGAACACCGTTTAATGCGGAAGCTGTAAAATATACATTTGAAAAACTGCGCGACCCCGCAACGGCGGCCCCGCGTGCTTCACTTATGGAACCAATCGACACAATTACTGTTATTGATGAACATACGGTTGAAATCAAAACACTTTACCCGTATGGACCATTTCTTTCAACGTTATCGCATACTAACGCGGCTATTGTAAGCCCTACAGCTGATCAGAAACAGGATTTAATGAAAGATCCAGTAGGGACAGGCCCATATAAATTCGTAAGTTGGACGTCTGGAGATCAGGTTGTAATGGAGGCAAACGAAGACTACTGGGGTGGGAAACCAGAAATGGATAAATTTACAATAAAGGTTGTACCTGAAATTTCTACAGCTATTTCCATGCTTCAAGCAGGGGAAGTTCAGTTCATCGATAATCTTCCAACAGAGCAAATTGAGCGTCTGGAAGGGATGAAAAATATTAATATCGAGAAAAAAGAAGGAACGACAATTTACTATCTTACATTTAACCATGCAAAGGACCGTAACCAAGATCCTGAGTTCAGAAAAGCTGTAGCCAGCGCAATTGACCGTGATGCATTCATTTCAAAATTGAATGGACTGGGTGTTCGCAGTGATAGCATTCTTGGACCAAAAGTTTTTGGCTATAATGAATCGAATGACAAGGCGGGGACTCCGTATGACGTAGAGGCGGCCAAAGCACTTGTTGAAAAAAATGGATATGGCAATGAACCAATCAAGTTACTGACGGCGAATCGTTCTAATTTCATTCTTATGGCTGAAATCGTGCAAGCTCAATTGACGGATGCAGGTTTCAAAGTTCAAATCGAATCGATGGAGTGGGCCACTTTCCTAGATGCAGCAAGAGCGGGAGAATATGATCTTACGTTTCTAAGTTGGGCGAACGTAACGGCTGATGGATCTGAAATGTTCTATCCGAACTTCCATAGTGATAACGTCGGTTCTTCCAACCGCGCTCATTACAGTAACGCTGAATTTGATAAGCTTGTAGATGCTTCAAGAAGCACAATTGATCAGGACGAGCGTAAAAAGTATTTGGAGCAAGCAAATAAACTAATGCTCGATGAAGACGTGGCCGTCGTTATGAACCACGGTTTTGTAACAGCTGCATTAAACAAAGATTATTCTGGTCTGCAACTTGATCCGAATGGAAAATGGTATATCACTAACGTTACAAGAAAGTAG